In a genomic window of Streptomyces katrae:
- a CDS encoding ATP/GTP-binding protein, with translation MDSEGTYDGRATRAGHVPRPAAPAQAPPKPRHAPTVGSPLADWLRTPRPQAEPGVWRFGYVPRKGSEADPVSDRSLLSGAVISFLACVLVWSLLTNGYIPYIEVPLKLFTPRDWWELGGGAVDHRGQAAQQVYELLLTAGLVAWFSRLGAWGTAFDRLVAARGGHARKMGAVTGGLLVALLIWTHTVPADALFFAHLPYKDMSPTLGLVLSLLLNVLLYGPVALYFTRLGGWWGAKAVGRGAAMPGKGAAPAPSAPGPVEPGSPADPAEWPELRDAGLGDVARRLGGEVLGGRMNDVDYARIRRAWESVRADPARLPAFADAVRDQGAAACVHPSGDRDLPVRAARHDLLARQVLLGTVEDGERNPYARRGTGLALGPDVLGTSLLAVGPSGSGKTARLVRPVVESLALQALAGQAAVVAVGAAGSRLGPDEAYDIVVRVGDPESVHDLDLYGGTGDCDEAAALLAEALVADVPGADVRRAATALAQLLGPFRAAHGRFPAVPELRELLDGVPGAVTSLRQALEGAGQQAMLRELDARERQYGAHGDPGPALADRIALLDRPAFAGFFDTTGRARPFSLRTLEHPVRVRVDLPERGHAEASRMLARLLLAQFNASVAARADRSLFAFLALDDASHTLTPETVRGLQRLRSVNAGVLLALRSLDDVPEALRTPLLGAVGCRMAFSGVTTWDGQRFADAWGTEWVETRDVTHRTVFADQPLTRAIHAFRKMVTGKAVTTDAVTVRQVERERWSASDLAHAVPPGCAVLSLTSVRGERAAPLLLRLAGTG, from the coding sequence ATGGACAGCGAGGGCACCTACGACGGACGGGCGACCCGCGCGGGGCACGTCCCCCGCCCGGCCGCACCCGCCCAGGCCCCGCCCAAGCCACGGCACGCGCCGACGGTCGGATCCCCGCTCGCGGACTGGCTCCGCACGCCGCGCCCGCAGGCGGAGCCGGGGGTGTGGCGGTTCGGGTACGTGCCGCGCAAGGGGAGCGAGGCGGATCCCGTCAGCGACCGGTCGCTGCTGAGCGGGGCGGTCATCTCCTTCCTGGCGTGCGTGCTGGTGTGGTCCCTGCTGACCAATGGCTACATCCCCTACATCGAGGTCCCGCTCAAACTCTTCACGCCTCGGGACTGGTGGGAGCTCGGAGGCGGCGCCGTGGATCACAGGGGCCAGGCCGCCCAACAGGTCTACGAGCTGCTCCTGACGGCGGGGCTGGTGGCCTGGTTCAGCCGCCTCGGGGCCTGGGGGACGGCCTTCGACCGGCTCGTTGCCGCCCGGGGCGGGCACGCCCGCAAGATGGGCGCTGTCACCGGTGGCCTGCTCGTGGCCCTGCTCATCTGGACCCATACCGTGCCTGCGGATGCCCTGTTCTTCGCGCACCTCCCGTACAAGGACATGTCGCCGACACTGGGGCTCGTGCTCAGCCTGTTGCTGAACGTTCTCCTTTACGGCCCCGTCGCCCTGTATTTCACCCGCCTGGGAGGGTGGTGGGGGGCGAAGGCCGTCGGGCGCGGAGCGGCGATGCCGGGGAAGGGGGCCGCGCCCGCGCCGTCCGCTCCCGGTCCGGTCGAGCCCGGCTCGCCCGCCGACCCCGCCGAATGGCCCGAGCTGCGGGACGCCGGGCTCGGGGACGTGGCCCGGCGGCTCGGGGGGGAGGTGCTCGGGGGGCGGATGAACGACGTGGACTACGCGCGGATCCGGCGGGCCTGGGAGTCCGTGCGGGCCGACCCCGCCCGGCTGCCCGCCTTCGCCGACGCCGTCCGCGACCAGGGCGCCGCCGCCTGCGTCCACCCTTCCGGCGACCGCGACCTGCCCGTGCGGGCCGCCCGGCACGACCTCCTCGCCCGCCAGGTGCTCCTCGGCACCGTCGAGGACGGCGAGCGCAACCCCTACGCCCGCCGCGGCACCGGCCTCGCCCTCGGCCCCGACGTGCTCGGGACCTCCCTGCTGGCCGTCGGCCCTTCCGGCAGCGGCAAGACCGCCCGCCTGGTGCGGCCCGTCGTGGAGTCCCTGGCTCTCCAGGCGCTGGCCGGCCAGGCCGCCGTCGTCGCCGTCGGCGCGGCCGGCTCCCGGCTCGGCCCCGACGAGGCCTACGACATCGTGGTCCGCGTCGGCGACCCCGAATCCGTCCACGACCTCGACCTCTACGGCGGCACCGGCGACTGCGACGAGGCCGCCGCCCTCCTCGCCGAGGCCCTCGTCGCCGACGTCCCCGGCGCCGACGTGCGCCGCGCCGCCACCGCCCTCGCCCAGCTGCTCGGCCCGTTCCGCGCCGCGCACGGTCGCTTCCCCGCCGTGCCCGAGCTGCGCGAGCTGCTCGACGGGGTGCCCGGCGCCGTCACCTCCCTGCGCCAGGCCCTGGAGGGCGCCGGGCAGCAGGCGATGCTCCGCGAGCTCGACGCGCGCGAGCGCCAGTACGGGGCCCACGGCGACCCCGGCCCGGCCCTCGCCGACCGGATCGCCCTGCTCGACCGGCCCGCCTTCGCCGGGTTCTTCGACACCACCGGCCGCGCCCGGCCCTTCTCCCTGCGCACCCTCGAACACCCCGTCCGGGTCCGCGTGGACCTGCCCGAACGCGGGCACGCCGAAGCCTCCCGGATGCTGGCCCGGCTGCTGCTCGCGCAGTTCAACGCCTCCGTCGCCGCCCGCGCCGACCGCTCCCTGTTCGCCTTCCTCGCCCTCGACGACGCCTCCCACACCCTGACGCCGGAGACCGTCCGCGGACTCCAGCGGCTGCGCTCGGTGAACGCCGGGGTCCTGCTCGCGCTGCGCTCGCTGGACGACGTACCGGAGGCCCTGCGCACCCCGCTGCTGGGGGCGGTCGGCTGCCGGATGGCGTTCTCCGGGGTGACCACCTGGGACGGGCAGCGCTTCGCCGACGCCTGGGGCACCGAGTGGGTCGAGACCCGCGACGTCACCCACCGGACCGTCTTCGCCGACCAGCCGCTGACCCGGGCCATCCACGCCTTCCGCAAGATGGTCACCGGAAAAGCGGTGACCACCGACGCGGTCACCGTCCGCCAGGTGGAGCGCGAGCGCTGGTCCGCCTCCGACCTGGCACACGCCGTACCGCCCGGCTGCGCGGTGCTGTCCCTCACCTCCGTCCGGGGGGAACGTGCAGCTCCGCTTCTGCTCCGGCTGGCCGGAACGGGCTGA
- a CDS encoding PucR family transcriptional regulator gives MPLTLASLVQHSALKLSVRAGESRLDTPVRWAHVSELADPVPYMEGGELLLVTAMKLDAEDPEEMRRYVRRLAAAGVVGIGFAVGVNYEAVPEALVQAAREEDLPLLEVPRRTPFLAISKAVSAALAADQYRAVTAGFEAQRELTRAALSSDGPADLLAKLAAHVHGWAALYDTSGAVVAAAPDWAARRAARLTPDVERLRERPAPASAVVGGAEDRVELQSLGTGRRARGALAVGTAAPLGTAERYAVHSAVALLTLTTERSRSLHDAESRLGAAVLRMLLEGEAGHARAVAGDLYGALLEAPFRIVVAEPALPGTAQPEGLALLADAVESAASRTGEALLVVPEPGRLVVLAADGGAAVQACADHAEALESRRGRETAGPEPDELVVGLSAPAGPDGVAAAFKQADQALAVARRRGRPLVEHEDLAAGSVLPLLADDAVRAFAEGTLRALREHDATGRGDLVASLQAWLARHGQWDAAAADLGVHRHTLRYRMKRVEEILGRSLDDPDVRMELWLALKASPAQR, from the coding sequence ATGCCGCTCACCCTCGCCTCGCTCGTCCAGCACTCGGCGCTCAAGCTCAGCGTCCGGGCGGGGGAGAGCCGCCTCGACACCCCCGTGCGCTGGGCCCACGTCAGCGAGCTCGCCGACCCCGTCCCCTATATGGAGGGCGGCGAGCTGCTGCTGGTCACCGCCATGAAGCTGGACGCCGAGGACCCCGAGGAGATGCGGCGCTACGTACGGCGCCTCGCCGCCGCCGGGGTCGTCGGCATCGGCTTCGCCGTCGGCGTCAACTACGAGGCCGTCCCCGAGGCGCTGGTCCAGGCCGCCCGGGAGGAGGACCTGCCGCTGCTGGAGGTGCCCCGGCGCACCCCGTTCCTCGCCATCAGCAAGGCCGTCTCGGCGGCCCTCGCGGCCGACCAGTACCGGGCCGTGACCGCCGGGTTCGAGGCGCAGCGGGAGCTGACCCGGGCCGCGCTGTCCTCCGACGGCCCGGCCGACCTGCTGGCGAAGCTGGCGGCCCACGTGCACGGCTGGGCCGCGCTCTACGACACCTCCGGCGCCGTCGTCGCGGCCGCCCCCGACTGGGCGGCGCGGCGGGCCGCCCGGCTCACCCCCGACGTGGAGCGGCTGCGGGAGCGGCCCGCGCCCGCGAGCGCGGTGGTGGGCGGGGCCGAGGACCGGGTCGAGCTCCAGTCGCTGGGCACCGGACGGCGGGCCCGCGGCGCGCTCGCCGTGGGCACGGCGGCACCGCTGGGCACCGCCGAGCGGTACGCCGTGCACTCCGCCGTCGCCCTGCTGACCCTGACCACGGAGCGCTCGCGCTCCCTGCACGACGCCGAGTCCCGGCTGGGCGCGGCGGTGCTGCGGATGCTGCTGGAGGGGGAGGCCGGGCACGCCCGGGCGGTGGCCGGGGACCTGTACGGGGCCCTGCTGGAGGCGCCGTTCCGGATCGTCGTCGCGGAGCCGGCCCTGCCGGGGACGGCCCAGCCGGAGGGGCTGGCGCTGCTCGCCGACGCCGTGGAGTCGGCGGCCTCGCGGACCGGGGAGGCCCTGCTGGTGGTGCCCGAGCCGGGACGGCTGGTGGTGCTCGCCGCCGACGGGGGAGCGGCCGTGCAGGCCTGCGCGGACCACGCCGAGGCGCTGGAGTCCCGGCGCGGGCGCGAGACGGCCGGGCCGGAGCCGGACGAGCTCGTCGTCGGCCTGTCGGCCCCGGCCGGGCCGGACGGTGTGGCGGCCGCCTTCAAGCAGGCCGACCAGGCGCTGGCCGTGGCCCGGCGCCGGGGGCGGCCGCTGGTCGAGCATGAGGACCTGGCGGCGGGCTCCGTGCTGCCGCTGCTCGCCGACGACGCGGTACGCGCCTTCGCGGAGGGCACCCTGAGGGCCCTGCGCGAGCACGACGCCACCGGGCGCGGGGACCTCGTCGCCTCCCTCCAGGCCTGGCTCGCCCGGCACGGGCAGTGGGACGCCGCCGCCGCGGACCTCGGGGTCCACCGGCACACCCTGCGCTACCGGATGAAGCGCGTCGAGGAGATCCTCGGCCGCTCCCTGGACGACCCGGACGTCCGGATGGAGCTGTGGCTCGCCCTCAAGGCCAGCCCGGCCCAGCGCTGA
- a CDS encoding aldehyde dehydrogenase family protein, translating to MTSTHAFWLAGRQATGEDSFDVHNPWDGRLVGTVSVPTDAQVEEAVAAAYAVTAEFSATPAHVRATALDHVSKRLVERTEEIAQLISAENGKPIKWARGEVGRAVSVFRFAAEEARRFNGGDAQRLDTDAGGVGRLALTRRFVKGPVLGIAPFNFPLNLCAHKVAPAIAVGAPIILKPAPATPLSGLILGELLAETDLPAGSWSVLPVANDKMPALVKDDRLPVISFTGSDTVGYAIQQSVPHKHCTLELGGNAAAVVLADWSSDADLDWAATRIATFSNYQAGQSCISVQRVIADASVYDRLVEKVVAKVQAQVTGDPADDATDVGPLVSEDAAKRVESWVDEAVSAGAKLLTGGKRDGATVEPTVLAEVPAGVKLATEEVFGPVLTITRVENTDEAFAAVNDSKFGLQTGVFTRDVQVAFRAHRELEVGGVIIGDAPSYRADQMPYGGVKQSGVGREGVRYAMDDYTYERVLVLTGLDI from the coding sequence ATGACTTCCACCCACGCCTTCTGGCTCGCCGGCCGCCAGGCCACCGGCGAGGACAGCTTCGACGTCCACAACCCGTGGGACGGCCGGCTCGTCGGCACCGTCAGCGTGCCCACCGACGCCCAGGTGGAAGAGGCCGTGGCCGCGGCGTACGCCGTGACGGCGGAGTTCTCCGCGACCCCCGCCCACGTACGGGCCACCGCCCTGGACCACGTGTCCAAGCGGCTCGTCGAGCGCACCGAGGAGATCGCCCAGCTGATCTCCGCCGAGAACGGCAAGCCGATCAAGTGGGCGCGCGGTGAGGTCGGCCGTGCGGTGTCCGTCTTCCGTTTCGCCGCCGAAGAGGCCCGCCGCTTCAACGGCGGAGATGCCCAGCGCCTGGACACCGACGCCGGTGGCGTCGGCCGCCTGGCCCTGACCCGCCGCTTCGTCAAGGGCCCGGTCCTCGGCATCGCGCCGTTCAACTTCCCGCTGAACCTGTGCGCCCACAAGGTGGCCCCCGCCATCGCCGTCGGCGCGCCGATCATCCTGAAGCCGGCCCCGGCGACCCCGCTCTCCGGCCTGATCCTGGGCGAGCTGCTCGCCGAGACCGACCTCCCGGCCGGTTCCTGGTCGGTCCTGCCGGTCGCCAACGACAAGATGCCGGCCCTGGTCAAGGACGACCGCCTCCCGGTCATCTCCTTCACCGGCTCCGACACCGTCGGCTACGCCATCCAGCAGTCGGTGCCCCACAAGCACTGCACCCTGGAGCTCGGCGGCAACGCCGCGGCCGTGGTCCTCGCCGACTGGTCCTCGGACGCCGACCTCGACTGGGCCGCGACCCGTATCGCGACCTTCTCGAACTACCAGGCCGGCCAGTCCTGCATCTCCGTGCAGCGTGTGATCGCCGACGCCTCCGTCTACGACCGCCTCGTCGAGAAGGTCGTCGCCAAGGTCCAGGCGCAGGTCACCGGCGACCCCGCGGACGACGCCACCGACGTCGGCCCGCTGGTCTCCGAGGACGCCGCCAAGCGCGTCGAGTCCTGGGTGGACGAGGCCGTCTCCGCCGGCGCCAAGCTGCTCACCGGCGGCAAGCGCGACGGCGCCACGGTCGAGCCGACCGTCCTCGCCGAGGTCCCGGCCGGCGTGAAGCTGGCCACCGAGGAGGTCTTCGGCCCGGTCCTGACCATCACCCGCGTCGAGAACACCGACGAGGCCTTCGCCGCCGTCAACGACTCGAAGTTCGGCCTGCAGACGGGCGTCTTCACCCGCGACGTCCAGGTCGCCTTCCGCGCCCACCGCGAGCTCGAGGTCGGCGGCGTGATCATCGGCGACGCCCCCTCCTACCGCGCCGACCAGATGCCGTACGGCGGCGTCAAGCAGTCCGGCGTGGGCCGCGAGGGCGTCCGCTACGCGATGGACGACTACACCTACGAGCGCGTCCTGGTCCTCACGGGCCTCGACATCTGA
- a CDS encoding DUF2752 domain-containing protein, with amino-acid sequence MGDPYCHRLRQYPEHTHSADAVTSPRLRASRPAPRASTPKTVRDAWLGAAVFAAVAVIVGLVDPTRPGRFPSCPFRSLTGLDCPGCGSLRALHELVHAHVAAAADYNLLLVAFLPCAAVVWLRAVTSRSGRRGIPRWWGPRLALIVVVLWTVLRNLPVFGGVLAA; translated from the coding sequence GTGGGTGATCCTTATTGCCATCGGCTTCGCCAGTACCCCGAGCACACCCACAGCGCCGACGCCGTGACCTCCCCACGCCTCCGGGCCTCCAGGCCGGCTCCGCGGGCTTCGACACCGAAGACCGTCCGTGATGCCTGGCTGGGCGCGGCGGTCTTCGCAGCGGTCGCCGTCATCGTGGGGCTCGTGGATCCCACTCGACCGGGACGGTTCCCGAGCTGTCCGTTCCGATCCCTCACAGGCCTCGACTGTCCGGGCTGCGGCAGCCTGCGCGCGCTCCACGAGCTCGTTCACGCCCATGTGGCAGCCGCGGCCGACTACAACCTGCTGCTGGTCGCGTTCTTGCCGTGCGCCGCTGTCGTGTGGCTGCGTGCCGTCACCAGCCGGAGTGGCCGCAGGGGCATCCCCCGGTGGTGGGGGCCGCGCCTTGCGCTCATCGTGGTCGTCCTGTGGACGGTGCTGCGCAATCTTCCCGTCTTCGGAGGAGTGCTCGCCGCTTGA
- a CDS encoding CD225/dispanin family protein, with amino-acid sequence MTPAILVTLFCFLPTGIAAIVFASQVQSKWTVGDFAGAAEASRKARLYVVVSVLAGCLAWVILIAIGFASTPSTPTAPTP; translated from the coding sequence TTGACCCCTGCCATCCTCGTCACGCTCTTCTGCTTCCTGCCGACGGGGATCGCCGCCATCGTCTTCGCCTCACAGGTCCAAAGCAAATGGACCGTGGGTGACTTCGCGGGAGCCGCGGAAGCGTCCCGGAAGGCGAGGCTCTACGTCGTCGTGAGTGTCCTGGCCGGCTGTCTGGCGTGGGTGATCCTTATTGCCATCGGCTTCGCCAGTACCCCGAGCACACCCACAGCGCCGACGCCGTGA
- a CDS encoding CHAT domain-containing protein: MKGLPFQLEIIEADTNWIVSCASECGEALIRVAAPYSETELQSALSRVELSLAKSYSSLPVRGAPATERPVREFGERLTQTVFQNDISTQFDLCRREARRQGAPVRILLRTNGPHVASIPWEYLVDPSRDDYLALRVPIVRYLRLMNPAPPLPLTLPLRVLGITANPRDLPLLDGKREEGQISQALARYSSENVDVHWLPGDQWQDLARELRFGSWHVLHCVSHGGFDEERNAGYIQLSGADGTAKKIYASDFERLITDSPNLRLIVLNSCESAVSGSEDVFAGTAANLVRAGVPAVVAMQYEITDRAALVFASSFYERIAAGLPVDRAVTLAREDVKMDLDSLEWATPVLFLASDETRIFSLPHPPPNSQGPPLRTTVNVPPPPAAPAAPTRAPRLSHRALLAEIGPCSDLALGPSDLLAAACGDGVVRIVDGVHGGLVAQCTPVQRENPIRVAWGPWRRHVASRHNDGTVVVWDLQTAKPVRVMNVGGAGSALAFSANGHWLAATVRDHIYIYNSWGARVRDLAAWPGKEPKGWQRRGGRGRLGALRFAPGDRHVVVATGDGVVRQLDVAGQPVMTWPQPHPILCLALTEHLLATGCTDGRVRLWSWDGRLLRRTEYGRQPSHLAFSPGSSALAISDDEGMVTLWDLKTGELTVAAQLPHRLAGLAFLDGGRGLVTGTGAGAVERWTLPHRG; encoded by the coding sequence ATGAAAGGTCTACCGTTCCAGCTCGAAATCATTGAAGCCGACACCAACTGGATCGTGTCCTGCGCTTCCGAGTGCGGTGAGGCGCTGATACGCGTGGCGGCGCCATATTCCGAGACCGAACTCCAATCCGCCCTTTCCCGGGTAGAGCTTTCGCTGGCAAAATCGTACAGTTCCCTGCCCGTTCGCGGTGCCCCCGCCACCGAAAGACCGGTCCGGGAATTCGGGGAACGCCTCACGCAGACCGTCTTCCAGAATGACATTTCCACCCAGTTCGACCTGTGTCGCCGCGAGGCGCGCAGGCAGGGCGCACCGGTGCGGATCCTGCTGCGGACGAACGGCCCGCATGTCGCGTCCATTCCGTGGGAATACCTCGTCGATCCGTCTCGCGATGACTACCTCGCGCTGCGTGTCCCCATCGTCCGGTACCTGCGGCTGATGAACCCGGCACCACCACTGCCCCTTACCCTGCCATTGCGCGTACTGGGAATTACGGCGAATCCCCGCGACCTTCCCCTGCTGGATGGAAAACGGGAGGAGGGGCAGATATCACAGGCGCTCGCACGGTACAGCTCCGAGAACGTGGACGTCCACTGGCTGCCCGGTGACCAATGGCAGGATCTGGCGAGAGAGCTGCGGTTTGGCTCCTGGCACGTTCTGCACTGCGTCAGCCACGGCGGATTCGATGAGGAAAGGAATGCCGGATACATTCAGCTGTCCGGTGCCGATGGGACTGCCAAAAAAATATATGCCAGTGATTTTGAGAGGCTGATCACCGACAGCCCGAACCTACGTCTCATCGTGCTTAACTCCTGTGAATCCGCGGTCAGCGGGTCCGAGGACGTCTTCGCGGGTACCGCCGCCAATCTCGTCCGTGCCGGCGTACCGGCCGTGGTCGCCATGCAGTACGAGATCACCGACAGGGCCGCCCTCGTCTTCGCCTCCTCGTTCTACGAGCGGATCGCAGCAGGACTTCCGGTCGACCGGGCGGTGACCCTCGCGCGTGAAGACGTGAAGATGGACTTGGACAGCCTTGAGTGGGCCACTCCCGTGCTGTTCCTCGCATCCGACGAAACCCGGATCTTCTCACTGCCCCACCCACCGCCGAACTCACAAGGGCCACCGTTGCGGACTACGGTGAACGTGCCGCCGCCCCCGGCCGCGCCGGCGGCCCCCACGCGAGCACCGCGCCTCTCCCACCGCGCTCTGCTCGCGGAGATCGGTCCGTGCAGCGACCTGGCGCTCGGGCCGTCCGACCTCCTGGCCGCCGCTTGCGGTGACGGCGTGGTACGCATCGTGGACGGGGTCCACGGCGGCCTCGTAGCGCAGTGCACGCCCGTGCAGCGCGAGAACCCGATCCGTGTGGCCTGGGGCCCTTGGCGACGGCATGTGGCCAGTCGGCACAACGACGGAACCGTGGTCGTGTGGGACCTCCAGACCGCAAAACCGGTGCGCGTGATGAACGTGGGAGGAGCGGGCTCCGCCCTGGCGTTCAGCGCGAACGGCCACTGGCTCGCCGCCACCGTCCGGGACCACATCTACATCTACAACTCGTGGGGTGCCCGCGTGCGGGATCTGGCAGCCTGGCCGGGGAAGGAGCCCAAAGGCTGGCAGCGCAGGGGCGGCCGCGGCCGGCTAGGCGCCCTTCGTTTCGCACCGGGTGACCGGCACGTGGTCGTGGCAACCGGCGACGGCGTGGTACGCCAGTTGGACGTGGCCGGGCAGCCGGTGATGACCTGGCCGCAACCCCACCCCATACTCTGCCTCGCGCTCACCGAACACCTCCTCGCCACCGGCTGCACGGACGGCCGGGTACGCCTCTGGTCCTGGGACGGCCGTCTCCTGCGGCGCACGGAGTACGGGCGCCAACCCTCCCATCTGGCCTTCTCCCCCGGCTCCTCGGCGCTCGCCATCTCCGACGACGAGGGAATGGTTACCTTGTGGGACCTGAAGACGGGGGAGTTGACCGTCGCGGCGCAGCTGCCGCACCGGCTCGCGGGGCTGGCCTTCCTCGACGGTGGAAGAGGCCTGGTGACGGGCACCGGGGCGGGTGCCGTCGAGCGCTGGACGCTACCTCATCGGGGATAG
- a CDS encoding acyl-CoA dehydrogenase family protein produces MSATQPVQPKVTEREARQVAEAAREQDWRKPSFAKELFLGRFRLDLIHPHPLPADEDVRRGEAFLARLREFCENEIDGQRIEREARIPDETVRGLKELGALGMKISPEYGGLGLTQVYYNKALALVGSVSPAIGALLSAHQSIGVPQPLKMFGTKEQKDAYLPRCATTAISAFLLTEPDVGSDPARLATTAVPVTEDGEEAYVLDGVKLWTTNGVVADLLVVMARVPKSENHRGGITAFVVEADSPGITVEHRNAFMGLRGLENGVTRFHRVRVPASQRIGPEGAGLKIALTTLNTGRLSLPAMCVGAGKWCLKIAREWSGVREQWGRPVARHEAVGAKISFIAATTFALEAVVDLASQMADEDRNDIRIEAALAKLYGSEMACLMADELVQIRGGRGFETADSLAARGERAVPAEQLLRDLRINRIFEGSTEIMHLLIAREAVDAHLSVAGDLIDPDKDLGDKARAGARAAGFYARWLPKLAAGPGQVPGTYREFHPAGHPDLATHLRYVERGARKLARSTFYAMSRWQGRMETKQGFLGRIVDIGAELFAMSAACVRAEHLRATGDHGREAYQLADAFCRQSRLRVEELFGRLWANTDDLDRKVVQGVLSGTYTWLEEGVLDPSGDGPWIADAAPGPSTRKNVHRPLR; encoded by the coding sequence ATGTCCGCAACACAGCCCGTACAGCCCAAGGTGACCGAGCGCGAGGCACGGCAGGTCGCGGAAGCGGCCCGGGAGCAGGACTGGCGCAAACCCAGCTTCGCCAAGGAGCTCTTCCTCGGCCGCTTCCGGCTCGACCTGATCCACCCCCATCCGCTCCCCGCCGACGAGGACGTCCGGCGCGGCGAGGCCTTCCTGGCCCGGCTGCGGGAGTTCTGCGAGAACGAGATCGACGGGCAGCGCATCGAGCGCGAGGCCCGGATCCCCGACGAGACCGTGCGCGGGCTCAAGGAGCTCGGCGCCCTCGGCATGAAGATCAGCCCCGAGTACGGGGGCCTGGGCCTCACCCAGGTGTACTACAACAAGGCGCTCGCCCTCGTCGGCTCCGTCAGCCCGGCCATCGGCGCCCTGCTCTCCGCCCACCAGTCCATCGGCGTCCCCCAGCCGCTGAAGATGTTCGGCACCAAGGAGCAGAAGGACGCCTACCTGCCGCGCTGCGCCACCACCGCGATCAGCGCGTTCCTCCTCACCGAGCCCGACGTCGGCTCCGACCCGGCGCGCCTGGCCACCACGGCCGTCCCGGTCACGGAGGACGGGGAAGAGGCGTACGTCCTCGACGGGGTGAAGCTCTGGACCACCAACGGGGTCGTCGCCGACCTGCTCGTCGTCATGGCCCGGGTCCCCAAGAGCGAGAACCATCGCGGCGGGATCACCGCCTTCGTCGTCGAGGCCGACTCCCCCGGCATCACCGTCGAGCACCGCAACGCCTTCATGGGCCTGCGCGGCCTGGAGAACGGCGTCACCCGCTTCCACCGCGTCCGCGTCCCCGCCTCCCAGCGGATCGGCCCCGAGGGCGCCGGCCTCAAGATCGCGCTGACCACCCTCAACACCGGACGGCTGTCCCTGCCCGCCATGTGCGTCGGTGCCGGCAAGTGGTGCCTGAAGATCGCGCGCGAATGGTCGGGGGTCCGCGAGCAGTGGGGCCGGCCCGTCGCACGGCACGAGGCGGTCGGGGCGAAGATCTCCTTCATCGCCGCGACCACCTTCGCCCTGGAGGCCGTGGTGGACCTCGCCTCGCAGATGGCCGACGAGGACCGCAACGACATCCGCATCGAGGCCGCCCTCGCCAAGCTCTACGGCTCCGAGATGGCCTGCCTGATGGCCGACGAGCTGGTCCAGATCCGCGGCGGACGCGGCTTCGAGACCGCCGACTCCCTCGCCGCGCGCGGCGAACGGGCCGTCCCCGCCGAACAGCTGCTGCGCGACCTGCGCATCAACCGGATCTTCGAGGGATCCACCGAGATCATGCACCTGCTGATCGCCCGCGAGGCCGTCGACGCCCACCTCTCCGTCGCCGGCGACCTCATCGACCCCGACAAGGACCTCGGCGACAAGGCCAGGGCCGGCGCCCGCGCGGCCGGCTTCTACGCCCGCTGGCTGCCCAAGCTCGCCGCCGGACCCGGCCAGGTCCCCGGCACCTACCGCGAGTTCCACCCCGCGGGCCACCCCGACCTCGCCACCCACCTGCGCTACGTCGAGCGCGGCGCCCGCAAACTCGCCCGCTCGACCTTCTACGCCATGTCGCGCTGGCAGGGCCGCATGGAGACAAAGCAGGGCTTCCTCGGACGGATCGTCGACATCGGCGCCGAGCTCTTCGCGATGAGCGCGGCCTGCGTCCGCGCCGAGCACCTGCGCGCCACCGGGGACCACGGCCGCGAGGCCTACCAGCTCGCCGACGCCTTCTGCCGCCAGTCCCGGCTGCGCGTCGAGGAGCTCTTCGGCCGCCTGTGGGCCAACACCGACGACCTCGACCGCAAGGTCGTCCAGGGCGTCCTCTCCGGCACCTACACCTGGCTGGAGGAAGGCGTCCTCGACCCCTCGGGCGACGGCCCCTGGATCGCCGACGCCGCCCCCGGCCCCTCCACGAGGAAAAACGTTCACCGTCCCCTGCGCTGA